TCATCAGATGTCTGCTATTGCGGAGGATAGTTGGCTTGCGCACGTCATCGTGGCATATTTCCAAGAATACACAGCGGCCTTCCGTCAAGGAGCCTTCGAACTCTATGACCGGGTAGCGGAACACTACAAACTTGGCAATTTTTTTGACACATGGAAGCATCATGTCGGTTACGATGTGACGCAGAGTCATGCGGAAGAGTTCAAACGACTACTGACGGATGGTCAAATAAGTCGACTAGAGCTGGATAGCGCTCTTGCGGCGGCTGCAACAACGGTAACTTACCTTATTGGCGCTCTCGACGAGCTAGCGCTGGTAGATCCACAGCAATCGCTTCAGTCGTTTCGACGGCCGCAGGCCATTGAATTACTAGGTGGAGGCAAAAGCCTGGCAGAAGCTGCTCAAGTTCTAATTATGTCGCGCCAGCTTCTGCGAGATGATCGTGCCGATAAATTACAAAATGTTCTTTCGGAAGTGCTTGGTACTACATGCCTAATTCCGCTTCTCATTCGAGCGCTTTCACACGCGGAATACCACAACGATGTGCTTTGTTTTGGTAATGCCATAGAAGCGCTAATGATTGCGGATGGCACAATAAGCAAGGCAGGAGCCATAACGATTTCAGCCAAGGCGATCCTTAACTTTCTCCGCGAAAAAAGCAGTTCTGCGCTCGAATTCGGATGGCTGCTCCTGCTCCTTCTTGAACTGAGGACCAGTTCTAATGAAAAGGCGGCAGCTACGGCGCCCTTCTCCAATTGGTCAAAAGATCTGATTGTTTCAAACGAAAGACAGCTAGAGCTATTATTGCTGGGGGAACGTTTCTTGGAACTCTGTAGGGAGTCCACATCGCTGTGGCAAAAGGAATTGCCGCTAGACGTTTTGATCGATTTGGAAACGGCCGCCGAGTAGGAGCAGAGACAAAAAAGCTCGGCGACCAACCGCCAGTGGGCGCAAAAGCCCGGATACTGAATGGTCGCTGCGCGGTTTTGACGACTTTTTCACACAGGAAAACGAACCTCTGTAGCCATCCGGCGTAGACCGCGGGCTTCGCAGTTTCCTGAGTTCAACGCTTCAAAAGCGTTGGATCATCTTTGTAGAGTTTGATCAGCTCGACCAAGGTTTCGATCCCGAAGGCGGTGAACGCCATAACGCCGTCGTCCCCGATCCCGTAGACCATATGAGGCCGTCTTCAGGCTCCATCTCGGCGGCGACGTCAAACAGCCAATCCTCGTTTTCGCCGAGTTGTTTGGCGACGAGGCTGATCGTCCTGACGTGGGCGATTTTGTTGACGTGCATGATCAGGCCGCACGAGCGGAGATTGTCGAACCTTGTGGCGCCCAGTTCCACGGCAGCAGTTCATCAATCCGGTGGGCTGGATGGGCGGCGATACGTGACAAAACGTCTGCGAGCCAAGCCTGCGGATCGACGCCATTCATTTTGGCTGTGACAATGAGACTGTACATGGCCGCAGCGCGCTGCCCTCCGCGATCTGACCCGCAGAACAGCCATGATTTTCTTCCCAGCGCGATGCCTCTTAGCCCTCGTTCCGCAGCATTGTTGGACAAGCACACGCGTCCGTCGTCAAGGAATAGCGTGAACGCGGCCCAACGCTTGAGCATGTAATTGATAGCCTTGACCAGGTCGTGCCCGCGCGAGAGCCTGGCCGCCTGCTCGCGCAAATAGACCCGCAGATCATCGACCAGCGGCCCGCTCAGCGTGCGGCGGACCGCCAGGCGTTCTTCGGCGCTCTTTCCATTGATGGACCGCTCGATCTCGAACAGGGCGTCGATGCGGCGAACGACCTCGATCGCGATCGGCGACAAAGGGATTTCCTTTTTGCCAGCAGCCTTGCGGCGCGCGTTTTCGTCCAGATCAGCCATGGCGAAGAAGGGGCGCCGCGCGTGAACCCAGCACGCCGCCTCTTTGACCGGGCCAGGCTTGCGGTCCGCCAGATAGAGCCTGTTGTATCCGTCATAGGCGTCGGCTTGCAGGATGCCGGCATATCCCGCCAGATGCGCCTGCGGATGCTCGCCCCGGCGATCGCGCGAGTAATAGAACATCGCCGCCGGCGGCCCGGCGCCGCCGAACGGCTTGTCGTCTCGAACATAAATCCAGCACCGCCCGGTATCGGTTTTGCCTTCGGCCAGAACCGGCACGGTCGTATCATCGCCATGCAGGCGTTCGGCCGCCATGACGTGAGATTCCACAAGGCGAAGGAGCGGTTCGAGCGTTGTGCACACCGAGCCCACAGCGTCGGCCATGGTCGACAGCGCGATCGGCACGCCTTCCAGGGCATAACGCTCGGCCTGACGGTTCAAAGGCTGGTGCTGGCCGAACTTCTCGAACACGATCATCGCCAGCAGGCTCGCCCCCGCCCATCCCCGCGCAATCACATGGAATGGCGCCGGCGCCTGGCTGATCTTCTCGCAATCCCGGCAGGTGAACTTCTCCCGAACCGTCTCGATGACCTTCCACTGACGGGGCGTCGTTTCCAATGTGCGCGTCACATCCTCGCCGAGCTTGCGCAGGCGAGCGCTCCCGCAGCATTCGCATGCCGTCGGCGGGTCGATCACCACGCGCTCGCGCGGAAGGTGGTCGGGGAACGTATTGCGCTCCGGGCGCTTGCGCGTAAATCCAGCGACCGTCGTCGTCCTGGCGACGGCCCTTTCGGCGGCAAGCTCGTCTTCCGTCGCGCTGGTTTCCAGCTCTTCGAAGGTGAGCGCCAGTTGATCGATCAGCCGCGCCGAGCGCTCCGACCGCTGCCCATAGACCTGACGCTCCAGTTTCGCAATCCGAAGCTTCTGCTGCGCGATCAGCGCCATGTCTTCCGACGCTTTCGCGCGGGCGACCGCCAGTTCCGCCGCAACGTCCAGGCTCTTGGTCTGCGCAACGGCCAGCGCCGCTTTCAGGGCGGCGTTTTCTCGGGCAAGAACGGCGCGAGCGGCATCCATGAGACGAAGTGAATCATAAATCGCGTGATTTGAGGCGCCCTAAAATGCACGCGACCCCAATTTTTTCGACGCAATCCGCGCACGCTAACCGGCGCTCTTGGGCCGCCATGTCAGTTGCGGATTCCGCCAGTCTATCCCTTCGAGCATATACGCCATCTGCGCCGCCGAGATCGACACTGCGCCCCCCGACGCCGACGGCCATATGAACTTTCCGCGGTCCAATCGTTTGGCGTAAAGCGATAGCCCGATTCCATCGTGCCAAAGGATCTTGGCGAGATCACCGCGGCGACCTCGGAAAATATAAAGATCGCCCGCATGAGGATCGCGCTTCAGAGTCTCCTGAACCTGAAGCGCCAGACCCTGCATGCCGCGCCGCATGTCGGTATGCCCAGTCGCAATCCAGACCCTGACGCCGTTCGGAATCGGAATCATCGCCGCGACAGCGCCTTCAATACGCGCGACAACGCCGCCGTCTCGACATCAGCCCAGACGAGGATCCGGTCGCCTTCCGAAAGAACGATTTCCATCTGGCCGCGCGATCCCGAAGTGGAACCTTCTGCGGCGGTGTCCGGCGCGATCGTCACCGGTAGTATTGGCGTGATAGTCTTCCGCGCGGCAGGGTCGAGGTTGAACTCTCGGCGCCAGGTGAAAAGCTGATTGGCGTTAAGCGCGTGCCGCCGCGCCACTTCGGCAATCGATGCGCCTTCTTCGCGGCTCTCATCGACGATCCGACGCTTGTCGTCCCGGTTCCAGGACCGACGTTTGCGCCTGATCGGCGCCAGTTCGCCGTCTTTGCCGACCGATATCAATGATAGTGTCCATGTGGCTCAAGTGGACACGATCATCGAGCCACTCTTCAGACAGCTATCTCCAAAATCGAGTTCAAAGCCAGGCGGCCGCCGGCGAAGGGATACGAACCTCTTTCGCGTCGCTCGTGCTCTCCCAGCTGGACGCCTCCAATAACCTGTTTTCTGGGGTCGATAGCGCGGCATGACGCGGACCGACGTCTTCGCGCAGGTGACATTTGACCTTTTTGCGTCCCGTGCATCGTTGAGCGGCGGCCATTCCCGTCGCTCATATTCCTGACGCGGGTGCGCCTCGCTCGTGCAGCCAGACGAAGCGGCGCATGTTGTAGACGAGATTGGCGAGCCCGATCTTGAGCCGCGCCCGCGCCAGGCCGATGGTTCGCACGAACAGGCCCATCAGCCCCTTCTGATGCGCGAACACATGCTCGACGGCGCTGCGCACTTTCGACTTCTGCGCATTGGCGAAGCGCGTGCGCTCCGGCATCGGCTTACCCTTGGGCTTCTTGCGATGAATGCGCGAGACCAAGCCGCGCCGCAACAGCATCGCTTCATTCTTCGCCGAGCGATACGCCGTATCTGCATAGACCTCGCTCGCTGTGTTGGCGCGGTCGAGAACATCCTCGAGCCTTGCGCCGTCATGCGCGGCGGCGTGTGTCGCCGTCCATTTGCGGATCAGCCCATGCGCCCGGTCGATCGACACATGGTTCTTGTATCCGAAGGCGGGGATGGCGAGATCGACCGGCGGTAGCGAGCCGTCCTCCCGCACTTTGGCTTTCGTGTATTTGACCGTCCAGCGCGCATCGCGATCTTTCTGCGCGAGCTTCGCCGGCTTGTCCTTCCAGCCCTCTGGAATGCGGCCGTCCTTGATCGCCTGCTTCTCGCCGTTCGTATTGCGCTGCTTGGGCGCGGCGACAATCGTGGCGTCGATGATCTGGCCCGACATCGCGAGAAAGCCGGCCTCGCGCAGCGCTGCGTCAAACTGCTCGAACAAGACGTCGGCCGCATGCGCCTTCTTCAGCGCCTCGCGGAACGTCCAGATCGTATTGGCGTCGGGAACCGCGTCGGCCAAACCCAATCCGAGAAAGCGCATGAACGACAGCCGGTCCTTGATCAGATATTCGCAGCGCTCGTCCGACAGCGAATGCATTGCTTGCAGGATCAGCACCTTGAACATGAACACATGATCGAACGGCGGACGCCCACCCTTGGAGCGATCGGCGCGCGGCGCTGCCGCCTCCAGCGCCGCCCGGAACATCTCAAAATCGACCAGCGCCTTCACGCGCTCAAGATCGTCGCCTTTGGCCGACAGCTCCGCCAGCCGTTCGTCGACGTCGAAAAATCCGGGCGTTCCCTTCGCCATGGCCGCGGTCCCCTTTGCGACATGACCAAAGTGAATCAACTCAACGCCAATTTGGCCAGAGGTTTTTGGAGGCCTCCAGCTTACAACGTTAGATTTTCGCACGACGATGTTCCCCTTTATTTTCAATTGGTTTTGCAGGAAGATAGCTTCAAAAGTCGAGCGTCATTTCCGCCAAGATGGCGGCCGTAGTGAATGACCGAGTTGGGTCAGACCACGCCTTTAGCAACGCGCATCAGGAGCGTCTGCTTTCTTCGAAGTCAGACATTGGCAGTAATTTCACTAACCGGAGCCGAAGGCGTTCCAGTGCAATGTGCCGCAGTTCGTCGTTAAAATCCTTACCTTGCGAGGCAATCATTCCAGCTTCGACGCCTACAGCCGCGGCGCGTTCCGCAAGTTTGCGCATAGCGTTTCGACCAGCGCTATCATTATCTGCTGCGATGAGCAGCCGACGCAGCCCGGCCGGAAATTTCCACGCCGCGAGATGCGCGGCAGAGAGCCCCGCGATCATTGGAATATCGGGGAAGGCGCTTTTGAGCGAAAGCACGGTTTCGATCCCTTCGCCGATGATGGCGAATTCGTCGATGGGGCCAAAGCGCACGCCGTTGCCACGAATGGCGCCGAGCGAACGCCGCGGCGACTCGACGTTCGCTTTGACGTTGCGCGCCGGATCAAGAAACGTCCGATGAATGCCTGTGATCTCGTCGTTATTGTCAGTGACGGCGGCGACCAGCGCCGGCAATCTGCGTGAGAGCCCGTCTCGACTTTCACGATAGATCAGCGCCGGGTGATAGCGCAGCGGCGCGTGACTCAAATCAGCGGTGATTTTTCGCGAACGCAAATACGCCTCGGCCTTTGTTCCGATAATCGGCTGCGACTCCGCCCGGATTTTGCGGGCGAGAGCGATCGTGTCGCATTCGCCTGAATTCCGATCGCAACTCTCGGTCGTCGTCTCACGCGGCATGCGCAAGAAGCGTCGCGCCTCGTCAAGCGTGTCGCGAAAGGACGTAAGCCCTTCTCGCGCGCGGATGAGATCGAGAAGGTCGCCATGTTCTGACGTGGCGGAATCGGTCCAGCGTCCTCGCGCGCCCTTGCCAGACAGTGGGCCCTTCAGCCGCACATAGAGACTGCGGCCCGCATTGTTGTTCACGTCGCCGACGATCCAGTAATTGCCGCATCGACGACCGTCCGAGAGATAATGCTGGCAAACAGCCTCGACATGTTCGGCGAGGCGGCAGGACAGAGTCCGGGCGGGGCTTTCCATGATCGCCTCCCGCTCGTTAAGAACTGACGCGGGTCGCGGGCGCGACTCGGAGCAGGGGATAGAGCGCGAGCAGCTTCTCGACGATTTTCCCTGCGTCATCGCCAAGCGGCACGAACAGCCGCAGCTTCCAGGCAATGATTTCGGAAACGAGACCCTGCGCTTTCAGCCGGTCGACCATCGTGTCGGAAAAGCCCGTGAGTTCCAGCCGATGCCGGTTCATCACGAGCGAGCGTTTGAGGACCAAGCCCTCCGCCAGAATCAGGCTCGCGCCATCCTGAAGGACCGCCGTAATAGCCGCGGCCGGCGCGAGGTCAGGCGCGCCGGCGCCTGTCGCCTCAAGGAGCATGGCGGCGCTTGCCGCCGAAACGAGCCGGCCAATGACGCGTTCGCCCTGATCGGTCTGCAGGCGATAGACCCGCGCGGCCTCGTCCGGGAGGCAGTTCCAGACCGGGAGCAGGAGTCCGGTCACAATATGAAACGTGCTCTCGGTCAGTTCGGGAAGGGAGGCGACCTCAGCTTCCCACGCGCGCTGAAATTCTTCTGACGTCGCATCGCGCCAATGCGAGCGCTCCAGCGCCTCAACCGTGATGACATCGGCATGGGCCGGGCGCAGCAGCCGAACACGCGGCTGAATCGAGCCGTCATCCTGCATCAAGGCCGACGCCGGCAGTTCGACCGCCGCGCGGCCCGACTGGTCGTTGATCATCAATCGCGACTTTTGGGACGCGCTTGCAGATCGATGAGCCGCGTCAAGCGTCGTGATCCGCGTCTTGTCCTTGCGCAGGATGGTCAGAAGCTCTGTCTCCGCCCCGCTCCCGCCATGGACGGCGATGGTTCGGCAATTATTGACGACCAGACTCTCCGCCATCAGCGTCTCAACGCCGACATCGAAGACGCCGGCCTCGACTGCCGCCTCGATTTGCGCCGCCATCAACCCCTCGAACACGTCGAAGAGAAGATTTTGCAACGCGATCGGCAGCGCAAGGATGCGGTTGAGGAATGTCGAAATCGGCGGCAGCTCCTCCTTGAGGCTGCCGTCCTGATCGGTGAGATCGAGACCGGTCGCTTCCATAAAGCGCGTCAGCGAGCAGCCTTCGACCTTGCCGGCGAAGACGAGCTGATAGAGCCGGCGCAGCGCCGCGCGCCCATAGGGGGATTCGAGATTATCTTCGGGTCGGAACAGGCCCTGGCCGCCGGTCTGGCGCTGACCCCGCGTGATGGCGCCAAGCGTGTCGAGCCGGCGGGCGATCGTCGAGAGAAAGCGCTTTTCGCCTTTAACATCGGTCGCGACCGGACGGAACAGCGGCGGCTGCGCCTGATTGGTGCGATTGGTGCGCCCCAGCCCCTGAATGGCGTTATCCGCCTTCCAGCCGGGTTCGAGCAGATAATGGACGCGCAGGCGCTGGTTCCGGGCAGCTCGCTCGGCGTGATAGGAGCGGCCCGTGCCGCCGGCGTCGGAAAAGACAAGGATGCGCTTCTCGTCATCCATGAAGGCCTGCGTCTCGCCCAAATTGGCGGAGGCTGGCCGATTCTCGACGCAAAGCCGATCCGAGCCGTCGGCGTTGGTCTTGCGCACGATCCGCCTTGAGCGGCCGGTGACTTCGGCGACCATCTCCGTCCCGAAGCGCTGAACGATCTGATCGAGCGCGCCCTGCACGGCGGGCAGCGCCGCGAGATGCTCGATCAGCCGATTCCGTCGTTCCATCGCCTCGCGCGACTGGACCGGATTGCCGTGCTCGTCGACCGCCGGGCGTGAGTGAAGATCGCCATTCTCGTCGGAATAGACCTCGAAGAGCTGTGTCGGGAAGGAATGGGCGAGGTAGTCGAGAACATATTCGCGCGGGGTGATGTCGCAGGAAAGATCGCCCCATTCCGAGAAGGGGATTTCCGCAAGGCGGCGCTCCATCAAGGCTTCGCTGGTCGAGACGATCTGAATAACGGCGGCATGGCCGGCCGCCAAATCGCGCTCGATCGACGTGATGAGGCTTGGGACCTTCATCGCCGTGATCAGATGATTGAAGAAGCGCTGCTTGTTGGATTCGAACGCCGAGCGCGCCGCGGCTTTGGCGTTGCGGTTATAGGCTTTGCCGCCTTCGCCGGTGATGTTGGCCGCCTCCAGCGCTGCGTTGAGATTATTGTGAATGATCTCGAAGGCGCCGGCATAGGAATCATAGATGCGGATCTGCTCCGCCGAGAGCGAATGCTCCAGCATCTCGACCTCGACCCCGGCATAAGAGAGGGCGCGCGACGCATAAAGGCCGAGCGCTTTCAAATCACGCGCCAGCACCTCCATGGCGGCGATGCCGCCCGCCTCCATCGCCGCGACAAAATCGGTGCGCGTCGCAAAGGGCATGTCGGTCGAGCCCCAGAGACCGAGACGCGTCGCATAAGCGAGATTGGCGACGGTCGTCGCCCCGGTCGCCGAGACATACAGGACACGCGCGCCGGGCAGGGCGTTTTGCAGCATCAATCCTGCGCGGCCCTGCTGCGAGGCGGTCTTCTCGCCGCGCTCGCCCTTATCGCCCGCCGCATTCGCAAGCGCATGCGCCTCGTCGAAGACGATGACGCCGTCGAAATCGGTGCCTAACCAGTCTATGATCTGCTTGAGGCGCGAAGCTTTCACCGCGCCGTCCCGACCCTGCCGCTCATCCGAGCGCAGGGTCGCATAGGTCGTAAAGAGAATGCCCTCGGAGAGCTTGATCGGCACGCCCTGCTTGAAACGGGACTGCGGGACGATCTGTAGCTTCTCCTGGCCAAGCGCCGACCAATCGCGCTGCGCGTCCTCACACAGCTTGTCGGATTTCGAGATCCAGAGCGCCTTGCGACGGCCCTTCAGCCAATTGTCGAGAACAACGCCCGCGACCTGACGTCCCTTACCGGCGCCGGTGCCATCGCCAAGATAATAGCCCCGGCGAAAGCGGACCGCCTTCTCCGCGTCGTCCGGCGCGGCGGAGACCGAGTCAGAACTTTCAGTGACGAGGAAGGCGCCGGCGAGAAGGTCGTTATGGGCTTCGCCGGCATAGATGACGCTCTCGAGCTGCGCGTCCGAAAGGAGCCCAGACTCGATCACGCTCTTTGGCAGATGCGGTCGATAGCTGGGCTTTGGCGGCGCGACCGACGCCATGGCGGCGGATTGCACGAGCGTCGTCGGATGCGGCTTCGCGCCTTCAATTACGATCGACTGCACCGCATAGGGCTCATAGAGCCCGGCGCTGAGCGCGCCGCCCTCGGGCGCTTTCCAGTCGCGACAATCATAGGCGACTTCGACAATCTCTGAAGGCGCGCGCGGGGTAGGGGCGGGAACGACGCCGGCGTTTTGACGCGCAGAAACAGCAAAGGCGAGAAGTGGCGCGCCGCGACGTGTTGTAACGATCGGCGTGAGAGTCTTGCCGGTCGAACCGACGCCTGCCCGGATAGGCGTATCGCTATTGCCAACCGCGGTAACAATAGACGCGCGCGGCGGAATCTCGTTTTGCACAAGCGCGAGCAATTCCGAAAGATCGGCGACCGGACCGAAGCCTGCGATAAATTCTTTCGGATTCTCGGCCGGAGCTTTGTCGAAGACCGAAAGCCGGCTTTCGACACTCGTCCCATGGCGCGCGAAAAATCCGCGCGTGAGGGAGGCGGTGAAGACGAGCCGCCCCTGTTCCTGCAAACGTTCGAAGCTTCGACGCCAGCTGTTTGAAGACGGCGCAAAGCTCTCGCCGGTGATGGCGACAAGGCGTCCGCCATTCTGAAGCCGCGCGAGAGACGCGCGGATATGCTCGAAAGTCGCGGCGGAATGCCGCCCCTCGATCATGGGCGAGGAGGAGAAGGGCGGGTTCATCAATACGACGCTGGGAACCAGATCGGCGTCGAGCCGGTCGTGGAGCTGCGCGCCGTCGAGGCGGCTGAGCGGCGGCGCTTGAGGAAATAGACGTTTCAGGA
The Methylocystis hirsuta genome window above contains:
- a CDS encoding transposase, producing the protein MAKGTPGFFDVDERLAELSAKGDDLERVKALVDFEMFRAALEAAAPRADRSKGGRPPFDHVFMFKVLILQAMHSLSDERCEYLIKDRLSFMRFLGLGLADAVPDANTIWTFREALKKAHAADVLFEQFDAALREAGFLAMSGQIIDATIVAAPKQRNTNGEKQAIKDGRIPEGWKDKPAKLAQKDRDARWTVKYTKAKVREDGSLPPVDLAIPAFGYKNHVSIDRAHGLIRKWTATHAAAHDGARLEDVLDRANTASEVYADTAYRSAKNEAMLLRRGLVSRIHRKKPKGKPMPERTRFANAQKSKVRSAVEHVFAHQKGLMGLFVRTIGLARARLKIGLANLVYNMRRFVWLHERGAPASGI
- a CDS encoding DUF7146 domain-containing protein; this encodes MESPARTLSCRLAEHVEAVCQHYLSDGRRCGNYWIVGDVNNNAGRSLYVRLKGPLSGKGARGRWTDSATSEHGDLLDLIRAREGLTSFRDTLDEARRFLRMPRETTTESCDRNSGECDTIALARKIRAESQPIIGTKAEAYLRSRKITADLSHAPLRYHPALIYRESRDGLSRRLPALVAAVTDNNDEITGIHRTFLDPARNVKANVESPRRSLGAIRGNGVRFGPIDEFAIIGEGIETVLSLKSAFPDIPMIAGLSAAHLAAWKFPAGLRRLLIAADNDSAGRNAMRKLAERAAAVGVEAGMIASQGKDFNDELRHIALERLRLRLVKLLPMSDFEESRRS
- the tnpB gene encoding IS66 family insertion sequence element accessory protein TnpB (TnpB, as the term is used for proteins encoded by IS66 family insertion elements, is considered an accessory protein, since TnpC, encoded by a neighboring gene, is a DDE family transposase.) encodes the protein MIPIPNGVRVWIATGHTDMRRGMQGLALQVQETLKRDPHAGDLYIFRGRRGDLAKILWHDGIGLSLYAKRLDRGKFIWPSASGGAVSISAAQMAYMLEGIDWRNPQLTWRPKSAG
- the tnpA gene encoding IS66-like element accessory protein TnpA, coding for MISVGKDGELAPIRRKRRSWNRDDKRRIVDESREEGASIAEVARRHALNANQLFTWRREFNLDPAARKTITPILPVTIAPDTAAEGSTSGSRGQMEIVLSEGDRILVWADVETAALSRVLKALSRR
- a CDS encoding strawberry notch-like NTP hydrolase domain-containing protein, translating into MSPILAATPRQQAELSFISTDKPHALMMAAQTLVTHLATGRVIDAPALRAAMEGAFGASDAQGAWGWKSAYETVEVAQVLFLRRYGPAMTARAANDPARILAMLSKIGALLPSETRRSEESQELQQFSTPLEFAYVASLAAGITPNDIVLEPSAGTGMLAIFAEIAGAKLILNEWAGTRADLLKRLFPQAPPLSRLDGAQLHDRLDADLVPSVVLMNPPFSSSPMIEGRHSAATFEHIRASLARLQNGGRLVAITGESFAPSSNSWRRSFERLQEQGRLVFTASLTRGFFARHGTSVESRLSVFDKAPAENPKEFIAGFGPVADLSELLALVQNEIPPRASIVTAVGNSDTPIRAGVGSTGKTLTPIVTTRRGAPLLAFAVSARQNAGVVPAPTPRAPSEIVEVAYDCRDWKAPEGGALSAGLYEPYAVQSIVIEGAKPHPTTLVQSAAMASVAPPKPSYRPHLPKSVIESGLLSDAQLESVIYAGEAHNDLLAGAFLVTESSDSVSAAPDDAEKAVRFRRGYYLGDGTGAGKGRQVAGVVLDNWLKGRRKALWISKSDKLCEDAQRDWSALGQEKLQIVPQSRFKQGVPIKLSEGILFTTYATLRSDERQGRDGAVKASRLKQIIDWLGTDFDGVIVFDEAHALANAAGDKGERGEKTASQQGRAGLMLQNALPGARVLYVSATGATTVANLAYATRLGLWGSTDMPFATRTDFVAAMEAGGIAAMEVLARDLKALGLYASRALSYAGVEVEMLEHSLSAEQIRIYDSYAGAFEIIHNNLNAALEAANITGEGGKAYNRNAKAAARSAFESNKQRFFNHLITAMKVPSLITSIERDLAAGHAAVIQIVSTSEALMERRLAEIPFSEWGDLSCDITPREYVLDYLAHSFPTQLFEVYSDENGDLHSRPAVDEHGNPVQSREAMERRNRLIEHLAALPAVQGALDQIVQRFGTEMVAEVTGRSRRIVRKTNADGSDRLCVENRPASANLGETQAFMDDEKRILVFSDAGGTGRSYHAERAARNQRLRVHYLLEPGWKADNAIQGLGRTNRTNQAQPPLFRPVATDVKGEKRFLSTIARRLDTLGAITRGQRQTGGQGLFRPEDNLESPYGRAALRRLYQLVFAGKVEGCSLTRFMEATGLDLTDQDGSLKEELPPISTFLNRILALPIALQNLLFDVFEGLMAAQIEAAVEAGVFDVGVETLMAESLVVNNCRTIAVHGGSGAETELLTILRKDKTRITTLDAAHRSASASQKSRLMINDQSGRAAVELPASALMQDDGSIQPRVRLLRPAHADVITVEALERSHWRDATSEEFQRAWEAEVASLPELTESTFHIVTGLLLPVWNCLPDEAARVYRLQTDQGERVIGRLVSAASAAMLLEATGAGAPDLAPAAAITAVLQDGASLILAEGLVLKRSLVMNRHRLELTGFSDTMVDRLKAQGLVSEIIAWKLRLFVPLGDDAGKIVEKLLALYPLLRVAPATRVSS
- the tnpC gene encoding IS66 family transposase, translated to MDAARAVLARENAALKAALAVAQTKSLDVAAELAVARAKASEDMALIAQQKLRIAKLERQVYGQRSERSARLIDQLALTFEELETSATEDELAAERAVARTTTVAGFTRKRPERNTFPDHLPRERVVIDPPTACECCGSARLRKLGEDVTRTLETTPRQWKVIETVREKFTCRDCEKISQAPAPFHVIARGWAGASLLAMIVFEKFGQHQPLNRQAERYALEGVPIALSTMADAVGSVCTTLEPLLRLVESHVMAAERLHGDDTTVPVLAEGKTDTGRCWIYVRDDKPFGGAGPPAAMFYYSRDRRGEHPQAHLAGYAGILQADAYDGYNRLYLADRKPGPVKEAACWVHARRPFFAMADLDENARRKAAGKKEIPLSPIAIEVVRRIDALFEIERSINGKSAEERLAVRRTLSGPLVDDLRVYLREQAARLSRGHDLVKAINYMLKRWAAFTLFLDDGRVCLSNNAAERGLRGIALGRKSWLFCGSDRGGQRAAAMYSLIVTAKMNGVDPQAWLADVLSRIAAHPAHRIDELLPWNWAPQGSTISARAA